DNA sequence from the Catharus ustulatus isolate bCatUst1 chromosome 7, bCatUst1.pri.v2, whole genome shotgun sequence genome:
ATATTCTGTCGCACTCACGTAGACTACAAAGAAGTGACTCAAAAACTATGATAGTGCCAAAACACATGTTTATTCCAGAGTCTCACTGGAGTTCCAGCTCAACAACTTGGAAGTTTCCTTAGCTTTTTAAACTTGTCTTCATTTATGGAGTGAGTACTGACTATCCCCTCTCTCCCAAGACATCATTACACATGTATTTTTCTGAACTGCATATCAGCCTTGTTTAAGGATCCTAAGACAACAGGAGGAACATGATAATTACTTCATGAACTCCTACCCTCGCTTTCCCAATCTTCTATTGCTACAGGAAGGAATCACAACCTTTACCATTATCAATTCTGCAAAtgctcagcactgggaacaAAAAAGAGTAGGGCtgagggggagaaaaatgaACAGCATTCAAACAAGGAGAAACAAACATCCCAAAGGTAAACAGAGTATGTCTGTTGCACAATGTGTCCACGTTCTGGCAGAATGTCACACTTCACATCAATAGATAAGGCAAACACCtcatctcttccttctctttcaagTTATGAGCAAAACAAACTCGTGAAATATGACAAAATTTTATCACTTAGCTCTCAAATACTGCTTGCTAAtaagcaggaagaaaattttttcaGGTAAGGACAGATCCTTCACACTGTTTCAACAATCCCTCTGGCCAATGTGGAAGAAATCTTTGTAGTCCTTTTACCAGAGAAAGGCTACTTGACATAAAAAACTGCATTGACTGCTGCAAAGGAAATCATAGCCCTCCAGAATTCAGCTCAGGAGATACAGATGTGTTCATTTAAACAATTATCTCTTTCTTTAAGAAAGAATTACACACATGCATGTTTATTAATTAGTAACACTACTGCAtaaattatttccaatttttttttaattttaattgcagGTTTTTAAAATGCGTAATAATTTTAACCATTTGGATTTGGCTACAAATGTATCTGGTGTTtgatcttttctttcctccagaaagacagcaaaaaagAACACATTTCATGAAAGAACACTTCAATGACAAATTCAACTTGTCTCAAAGTATTAGGAAAAAGCCCCCAAAGTATTATTGCTTATGATTATATCTCCTGAAGTGAACTCCAACACACTTATCCAAGAAAAGGCCACACAAGGCATCTATCCCCAAAGCTGAGGGCAAACTAGGCCAGGGCTTCTGGAAATAGCAGCTGTGACTCCACAATATCTACCACAGAATCTGGAagtgaaaatgtttctgttctgtAACAGTTGTTACCATTTACCTACACAAACAATTAATAGTGCAGATTTCTTTAACTTAGGGTATAACATTTGTCTTACATAGGAATACTTTTACTTGTCAAAAGAAACAAGGAGTTCCATTCTATTTGTATCATCAGATACCCCAAAAGTCTATATTTTAAAGCACAGTGAGAAaagaggtttgggtttttattttctttttaaagaatgtcATTGTTTCACAAACCTGTCTTTGACAGTATGATTCTTTGAGTTTCTTGAGGTGTGTTGTCATTTTCACCTTGAAGTGAATTTCACTGCTGTCCtaaggacagaaaagaaaaataattactctcCCTGTAGCAACTGCTAACTTtacctattttatttttaaacatttcattaagaaaaaactTATATCAAACTTACATGAAACGTGATTTAACTATCACCATGCATACCTTGATGCATCATAATGTAAACCTCCGGGATGATTTATCAGTCACTAAATTTGCTATGTACTTCTACAGGAAGctcttcttaaaaaaacagaTGGCATAGTATAGCCTTAGGCTCAACATGGAGGTTTTGGatttaaaattactaaaacCCATACATGGTTCAGTCTGTGCTGCCATCTCTACCCAGATGATATACTTATGAAATACAAACATACATATGCAGGGGATTTCTGCTCTAAGATTCCTAAAGAGACAAGTTAAAGTTTGTACTTCAAAATATATACAAAACCTCGTTCAATTAGAGTAATTATCTAGAAGTTAGGATACAGGCAGACTTGGCAACACAAGACTACCCTAAGGAGAAATCTCAGGTCTTATTCTGTAGTCCTTCCCAACACCCAGCCGTAAGATGCAAGTAGCTGCAACTGTCAAAATGGCTACAGATAAAACAGATTGCAAGAGGTTCTGTGCAAAAGGGGTGTGGGCCACTTCCAGCTTTTCAATGTGTTCTCATAACTGCTGATTGGGCCAGTAAGAGGTAAGATAGTTTCCGTTAGTCCTACTTGAAAGTCATCTGTCTCCACCCAACTGCAGCCAACAATATGACTCCAACAAACAATCCTAGTTAAGTCATCTGAGCTAGGGGTTCTTTGCACAGAAGATTCCAACATTCTCAACACTCACATTCCAACACACAGCCAGAATACAGACTTCTAATCCACCATTCATCTGGTTGTTACTTCTACCAACAGGGCAGCCAACAACTCTTTTCCTATCCCTTAAAGGAAAGATGACCTCATGCCTAGAGTACTACACAAACTTGGAGGACCTTAATTTATCAAGTTTGCCACTTATTTCATTCATACCCTTGgataaattaaaatctcaatgcatcaaaaaaaaaaaaataatgccagAGTATACTAATACACATTCCTGGCAACTGGAAGTAGTTTATGTCAGGGGAGGAGTCACATTGTAAAACAGAAAGTATCAATTTGCATTTGGTCATTTCTACCATACAAGAAGTCACACCTCCATCAAATGTCAACAAGCAATTATATAAAAAAACTCACCTGCCCAATGACTTTGAGTTTAATGTACTCCCCTTCTTTCTTATCTCCTAAGTCCTCAGCTGAAGGTTTCGCTtcctgcaagaaaaacaaaacctgatcAGTTCAACACTTCATTATTTTCACTGGACAGTATGGCAGCTGTCATCCTCATTATTGCATGAAATCAGACTACTCCAGatgtcttctttctttctgtgtgtgtgcacaaaaATAATAGCAAGATAGTATTATGAAAGGTTGTCTGTCTACCCATGAGAAGTTTAACTAACgagagaaaagaaacaccaTAAAGAACATAAAAGATGAGAGAAGACTCATTTGGAAATGGATGACATACAAAAATAAGAAGTATGATTTTATACCTCCTAACTCCTAGACAACAAACAAACTGCAGAAAACCCACAAGAAGCATACTAAGAGGCTCAGatatttgacagaaaaaaaggaatatcaTGAGGAGAGTAAACAGAAAGGACTTGTGACACCCTATTAACTTAAAGAGAGTGAACCAGGCAAACAGTTTTTAACCCATTGCATCAAAGGTAGTCCTTATTTTCAAAAGGCTGGTCAGCTACCTTCTTTTCTATGACAATAAAAGAGCTTCCTTCTAACACGTTTGTTTTAAGACCACAATACTTCAAAGGTTTAAAAGGTGCAGTTCCAAGCACTGTAGTGTTTTGATATCTTTCCAGGGTAAGAATTAACTGTACAGACAAGTTTGATTCAACAACTTGAGCACTAAAGCTCATCAAAAGGGTTTAAGCATTATACACTCAAAGACATTAATTAAGGACATCAGAGTTTTCATGTTACTGGTTGATAGATGAAACAAGTGAGAAATCAGCTACTATTAACCCCATTCCTTGCCTGTCCCTACAAATCCTGCATCAGGCTTTAGTTCCATTCCACTGCAGGACAAAGGGATTTTACACAGATATTAGGTCTAGAAGAAGAATTGTGAAGAATTGTTCCCAAATAGTCATAACCACAGGTACCCTGCTGATCACGTTTGAAGTCTTCCTTTTATATTCTACTGCTTAACACTGtagacaaaataaacaaattatgTACAGGTGTCTACCACAGGCTCCCATCCCAAAAGGGACTTTTTGCTAAATGTGCAGAAATATCCTTTGTATGGCTGGATTTGAAATTTAGGATCATGtgtgaaaaacacacaaaatactAACTTTCTCTATTAAGTCCATCCAGATAGGTCTCTATCTCCAGATTAAAACCTTTTTaagcttttctgctttcctccttAAAGAAGTTAAACACACACAACTTCTTTGAACATTAAAAGATCAGGGAAGGGCATAGGGCAAGTCAGCAAACACCTTTCCCATCTGTATCAGTCTCAATCTGGtgtgcagaaagaaaggaagtaTTCTTTCTATCAGTTTGATTCACTGCCTCAACCCAGATCAATTCAGTTTCTACAATGCAAAGAAGTATGAGCCAGAGACTCCACCTAGtttaaataccttttattttttttaatacccatCTGGGCACAACCTAAACTGAAGGGACTGATTCATCACCCTTCAAGCTCAAATCCAAAAACTCAACCCAGGCTTTCAAGAAGCCTGACACACACAGGCCTTCAAGCAAGTCACTTTAGTACCATGAAAGGAGTTCTTCACAGGTAGCACAGTCAGATCACCTGTGTCCCCCACCAAAATTTTCCCTAACATATTTGGACTCGAAGGTTCTGGGACTACTTGCAGGAATAGAAACACACTGGGATTCACTCctgaccagaaaaaaagaaaaacaagaacatGCAACCTGTTCTAAAAACTTGCACAAAGAGCAGTTTTAATGTCTTTATGCAGGATTACTAACCTCTAGGAATCAAGAGCAAGATTCAGATCTCTACTGATCTGAAGTCTGTAACTTCAGAACTAGCTTCCGTTTCACTATTACTGAAAGAATTTGTAAGAACACTCTGTCCCTTTACGTGACATTTCAGGTCAGACACTGCCTAAATTTACTTGGCAAATTGCATGACAGCATATTATCCCAGCAGTAGAGGAACTTGTAGTAGTTCTATAGTTCTGTACATTTTAACAGATCTACCTACTCGGGCTTCCAAACCTAATCATCTTGTACAAGGTATTACTAATGATCATTGCTACTATGACAGTGCCTCTGGACAATATGAGTGATAAAACTATGATTCATATTTGATTCCTACCCTCAAGGAAAGAAGGCTCTAGTATTATAAACAAATAGGGAAAGCAGCAAACAGTAGAATAAGCAGAGGGAATTGGAGTCTTCAAACCATAAAGATGCTCATTTAAAGCCCTACAACCTCTCACCCACAAAATATGAGGAAAGAAAGTTGTAgcttcaggaaaacagaaatagtaTCAAGTCAAATTAAGAAGTGGCAATAATCAAAGCTTAAAAtaggaacaaaatattttacatcagGATACAAGACCCAGCATGTCTGAAAATGCTCTCTGCAGTTTGTCAGTGAACTATACTGCCATTCAATGCCAAACGGTTAAGGCAACACAAAAACACTTCAGaataaagaaaggaaggagagtGTAAAGTTGTTAAAACTACTAGCATTCATTAACAAAGCCCTGGATCAGCAATTAGCAAGCAAGCCTCCAGACGTCTTGCCCTGTGAAAAGAACAGGTGCTTTAGGGTACCTCATGAAACAAGACATGAAAAAGACCACCCcacaaagagaacagaaataccACAACACTCCAATTTCTAACTTTTCATTAGATGCCTAAAGTTTTAAAGGCTTCACTGCAGTTTTCCTAAAGAGCACAAAATAAAGCTCCTAGTCTCACTCTTCTGTAATGACCCTAAAAAGCACACAAAGTTTCTTGGATGAAACACACTGGTATTGCTATTGCaactaacaaaaacaaaacacacacaaaacaaacatcATGAGGCAACATATTGCAAGTTTCCTCCTCCCATTTCCAGAAGGGCTCAAACTTCAATTTctaatcttaaaaaaacaaagcctaaactcagcattttaaagaaaaaaattaacaaaaccaaaattactaCAGAAATAGAAGAACAACATGCTTCCTAACAAAGCAAATAAACTCTTACATTTTTTATAGTAGTGGAAAACATACATACAAACTATAGCACTCTTTATTAGCAGTAAATGAACAGATAACAAAAACAGTCTAAGACACTTGAAGGGAGGGGGAAAcaatttgtgttttggttttgcttagATCCCACTAAGCAACCATGAGGTTTTTTGAAGTCTTCCCTTCTTTCAAGCATTTTTACTTATCACAAAAGTCAATTTCCCATTGAAAATAAAGTAACCCCTTCTTTTACTGGTGATAAATGAACTCCCTCAATTTCAGGGCCAAAAAGAATAATACTCTAAGCAATTCACAATTTTAGGTGATCCAGTTATTCTTGTAGGATTGATAAACAGGAATGAGATTTACAGTGCTGCATAATCTTACATTATCCTTCTACTTAAGCATCTGTTTAGGTCTTGTTGCACAGTCCCCCAGAAATGAATGACAACGTCTAACAGTGTTTTGCTTATCtactaaaaataaacagcaggcTCCTTATTCACAGACTTTTAAGATATATAGCCACAACAGGTTATCACATATGTGTAACTTTACATACTTCAAGCAGTCCCAAAGACAAAACACACATGTGTTTTAGCAGAACTTGCCTGGAGAAGGATTTACCTAACACTCTAATGAGAGCTGCTATTTGTTAAAACACGCCTTGGTTCACGTATGCAGACAACTACAGAGCAGGTCACGTGAACATCTGTCTATAAAATCTAGTTCAGAAATCGctggtgggtttgttttcttgttgttggttttgttgtttgttttttgttttgttgtttgttggttggtttttttttttttaaatgcagtcaCTTTCACGTGTTTTACTACAGGGGCAATGTGTCCTCCTAGGAGGCAGTAATCgctgtgctcccagctgccCCTCTCCCAGGCACAGCGAGGCACAGCACCATTGTCAGCTGCATTGTGCTGGAAGTCGGGGGCGGGGAGGAAGACCACCAGCGCACACAGCACTGGCTTC
Encoded proteins:
- the SUMO1 gene encoding small ubiquitin-related modifier 1, with product MSDQEAKPSAEDLGDKKEGEYIKLKVIGQDSSEIHFKVKMTTHLKKLKESYCQRQGVPMNSLRFLFEGQRITDNHTPKELGMEEEDVIEVYQEQTGGHSTV